One Tripterygium wilfordii isolate XIE 37 chromosome 10, ASM1340144v1, whole genome shotgun sequence DNA segment encodes these proteins:
- the LOC120007133 gene encoding probable protein phosphatase 2C 33 encodes MGSCLSVESRSPMPGSPSSPGFGVRKRKNSKKRPGSRNSSFDYRREEPLHRILGRLFLNGSSEIASLFTQQGKKGTNQDAMIVWENFGSRTDTVFCGVFDGHGPYGHMVAKRVRDSLPLKLSAHWEVNITSEDVLKEISLNTTGSVNSEDTALISADEESRLSVDLEDPEKQPDIFQTLKESFLKAFKVMDRELRFHANIDCFCSGTTAVTLVKQRQHLVIGNVGDSRAVLGTREKDDSLIAVQLTVDLKPNLPAEAERIRRCRGRVFALQDEPGVARVWLPNYDSPGLAMARALGDFCLKDFGLISVPEISYRCISEKDEFIILATDGIWDVLSNKEAVDIVASAPARSSAARTLVQSAVRAWRYKYPTSKVDDCAVVCLFLDSNTNNVSTASNVKSQEQPILADVVDGGREKGNGLSSPTGLDRSGTEDFLMQDETLIESGIEWSALEGVSRVNTLLNLPRFVPGKEDEKATKGKKV; translated from the exons ATGGGGTCCTGCTTGTCTGTGGAAAGCAGGAGCCCTATGCCTGGTTCACCGTCCTCTCCTGGCTTTGGGGTCAGGAAAAGGAAGAACTCCAAGAAGCGGCCAGGGTCACGGAATTCTTCCTTCGATTACCGGAGGGAAGAACCACTGCACAGGATTCTAGGGAGGTTGTTCTTGAATGGGTCAAGTGAGATTGCTTCATTGTTTACCCAACAAGGCAAGAAGGGGACCAACCAGGATGCCATGATTGTCTGGGAG AACTTTGGCTCGAGGACAGATACGGTTTTCTGTGGCGTTTTTGATGGCCACGGTCCTTATGGTCATATGGTTGCAAAGAGAGTGAGAGATTCTCTTCCTTTGAAACTGAGTGCTCACTGGGAAGTGAATATAACCAGCGAGGATGTTTTGAAAGAGATCAGCCTCAATACCACAGGAAGCGTGAATTCTGAAGACACTGCTTTGATATCTGCGGACGAGGAATCTAGGTTGTCTGTCGATCTTGAGGATCCTGAAAAGCAACCAGATATATTTCAGACGCTGAAAGAGTCTTTTCTGAAGGCTTTCAAAGTAATGGATAGGGAATTGAGATTCCATGCAAATATTGATTGTTTCTGCAGTGGAACAACAGCAGTAACACTGGTCAAACAG CGTCAACATCTTGTCATTGGAAATGTTGGAGACTCCAGAGCTGTACTCGGTACAAGGGAAAAAGATGATTCCCTTATTGCAGTTCAATTGACTGTGGACCTCAAACCAAATCTTCCAg CGGAAGCAGAAAGAATTCGGAGATGTAGAGGGCGTGTCTTTGCTCTGCAGGATGAACCTGGAGTAGCCAGAGTCTGGCTGCCAAACTATGACTCGCCTGGCCTTGCCATGGCACGGGCTCTTGGAGATTTCTGCCTAAAAGATTTTGGTCTGATTTCTGTGCCAGAGATTTCTTATCGGTGCATATCGGAGAAGGATGAATTTATCATCTTGGCTACAGATGGG ATTTGGGATGTCCTTTCAAACAAGGAAGCAGTGGACATTGTAGCATCAGCACCTGCACGTTCCTCTGCTGCTCGTACCTTGGTTCAGTCCGCAGTTCGAGCTTGGAGATATAAGTACCCGACTTCCAAAGTTGATGACTGTGCTGTAGTTTGCCTGTTCCTGGACTCAAACACAAACAATGTATCTACGGCTTCAAATGTAAAGTCCCAAGAGCAGCCAATTTTAGCAGACGTAGTTGATGGGGGCCGCGAGAAAGGCAATGGTCTCTCCAGTCCAACTGGTCTGGATCGTTCAGGTACTGAAGACTTCTTGATGCAAGATGAAACACTTATAGAATCGGGGATAGAGTGGTCTGCTCTAGAAGGAGTGTCCCGTGTCAACACACTATTGAATCTACCAAGATTTGTGCCGGGGAAGGAGGACGAGAAGGCAACCAAGGGAAAGAAGGTTTGA
- the LOC120007132 gene encoding glutamine--fructose-6-phosphate aminotransferase [isomerizing] 2-like isoform X2 yields the protein MCGIFAYLNYGVDRERRYILQVLFNGLRRLEYRGYDSAGISIDDSVSDRKTPQSSSTCPPPPLVFRQEGNIESLVKSVYQATINLNLEESFSVHAGIAHTRWATHGEPAQRNSHPQTSGNGNEFLVVHNGVITNYEVLKETLVRHGFTFESETDTEVIAKLAKFVFDKANEEGDQTVTFSQVVLEVMRHLEGAYALIFKSWRYPSELIACKRGSPLLLGVKELNEDGSNRSAFHNAKFVSENGNPKELFLASDANALVEHTKKVLVIEDGEVLHLKDGGLSILKFENDKGRGGGALSRPASVQRALSFLEMEVEQINKGHYEHYMQKEIHEQPESLITTMRGRLLRGGSSKAKSVILGGLKDHLKTIRRSRRIVFIGCGTSYNAALAARPILEELSGIPVTMEIASDLLDRQGPIYREDTAVFVSQSGETADTLLALEYALENGALCVGITNTVGSAIARNTHCGVHINAGAEIGVASTKAYTSQIVVMVMLALAIGGDAISSEARRDAIIEGLFDLPNKVREVLKLDMEMKDLAKSLIDEQSLLVFGRGYNYATALEGALKVKEVALMHSEGILAGEMKHGPLALVDENLPIFVIAARDACFSKQQSVIQQLHARKGRLIVMCSKGDAAAVYPGLSCRAIEVPQVEDCLQPVVNIIPLQLLAYHLTVLRGYNVDQPRNLAKSVTTQ from the exons ATGTGTGGGATTTTTGCGTATTTGAACTATGGAGTCGATAGAGAGAGGAGGTACATCCTTCAAGTTCTCTTCAATGGACTCCGTCGGCTTGAGTACCGTGGTTACGATTCCGCTGGAATTTCTATTGATGATTCCGTAAGCGATCGCAAAACCCCTCAATCCTCTTCAACatgtcctcctcctcctcttgttTTTCGACAGGAAGGGAACATCGAGTCTCTAGTCAAATCTGTTTACCAAG CTacaataaatttaaatttgGAAGAATCTTTCTCGGTCCATGCTGGAATAGCGCACACCAGGTGGGCTACTCATGGAGAGCCAGCTCAAAGGAATAGCCATCCCCAGACATCAGGAAATGGAAACGAATTTTTGGTTGTTCACAATGGGGTTATTACTAATTATGAG gTGTTAAAGGAAACACTAGTTCGACATGGGTTCACCTTTGAATCAGAGACAGACACTGAAGTAATAGCAAAGCTTGCaaaatttgtttttgataaagCTAATGAAGAAG GTGACCAGACTGTCACATTTAGTCAAGTTGTGCTTGAAGTTATGAGACATCTTGAAGGAGCGTAtgctcttattttcaaaagctgGCGCTATCCAAGTGAGTTGATAGCATGCAAACGTGGTAGTCCGTTGCTCTTAGGCGTCAAA GAATTAAATGAAGATGGGAGTAACCGATCGGCATTTCATAATGCAAAATTCGTCTCAGAAAATGGGAATCCTAAAGAACTTTTTCTTGCTAGTGATGCTAATGCTCTTGTTGAACACACAAAAAAGGTTTTGGTTATTGAGGACGGTGAAGTACTTCATCTTAAG GATGGAGGTTTGTCAatcttaaaatttgaaaatgacaAGGGAAGAGGTGGTGGTGCCCTTTCTAGACCTGCGTCAGTGCAACGCGCATTATCATTTCTTGAGATGGAGgttgaacaaataaataaagggcATTATGAGCATTACATGCAGAAAGAAATTCATGAGCAGCCGGAGTCTTTGATAACCACCATGAGGGGAAGGCTTCTGCGTGGAGGTTCCTCCAAAGCAAAGTCTGTTATTCTGGGTGGATTAAAGGATCACCTTAAAACAATCAGACGAAGCCGGCGGATTGTTTTCATTGGTTGTGGTACAAGTTATAATGCTGCTCTTGCTGCAAGACCCATCTTGGAAGAACTTTCTG GTATCCCTGTTACTATGGAAATTGCTAGTGATTTGCTGGATAGGCAAGGACCTATATATAGAGAAGATACAGCAGTATTTGTCAGTCAGTCTGGTGAAACTGCTGATACATTACTCGCTTTGGAGTACGCTTTAGAAAATGGTGCATTATGTGTTGGCATAACAAATACTGTTGGTAGTGCTATAGCTAGGAATACACACTGCGGTGTTCATATAAATGCTGGTGCTGAAATAGGTGTTGCAAGTACCAAG GCGTACACGAGTCAAATAGTAGTGATGGTCATGTTAGCTTTAGCTATTGGAGGTGATGCAATTTCAAGTGAAGCGAGAAGAGATGCTATAATAGAGGGCCTATTTGACTTGCCAA ACAAAGTAAGAGAGGTCCTTAAGCTTGACATGGAAATGAAGGATCTTGCAAAATCTTTGATTGATGAGCAGTCACTTCTTGTGTTTGGAAGAGGTTACAACTATGCCACAGCACTGGAGGGTGCTTTGAAAGTGAAAGAAGTGGCACTTATGCATAGCGAAGGGATACTTGCGGGAGAGATGAAACATGGTCCTCTGGCACTAGTTGACGAGAACCTTCCAATCTTTGTTATTGCTGCTCGTGATGCTTGCTTCAG CAAGCAACAGTCGGTCATTCAGCAACTTCATGCTCGTAAAGGTCGCCTAATTGTGATGTGTTCAAAAGGTGATGCTGCAGCTGTATATCCCGGGTTGTCTTGTCGGGCAATCGAAGTTCCTCAAGTTGAGGATTGTCTTCAACCTGTAGTTAATATTATTCCATTACAG TTACTGGCGTATCATCTCACGGTTCTTAGGGGTTATAATGTGGATCAGCCCCGGAATCTTGCAAAGAGTGTGACGACTCAGTAA
- the LOC120007132 gene encoding glutamine--fructose-6-phosphate aminotransferase [isomerizing] 2-like isoform X1 — translation MCGIFAYLNYGVDRERRYILQVLFNGLRRLEYRGYDSAGISIDDSVSDRKTPQSSSTCPPPPLVFRQEGNIESLVKSVYQEVATINLNLEESFSVHAGIAHTRWATHGEPAQRNSHPQTSGNGNEFLVVHNGVITNYEVLKETLVRHGFTFESETDTEVIAKLAKFVFDKANEEGDQTVTFSQVVLEVMRHLEGAYALIFKSWRYPSELIACKRGSPLLLGVKELNEDGSNRSAFHNAKFVSENGNPKELFLASDANALVEHTKKVLVIEDGEVLHLKDGGLSILKFENDKGRGGGALSRPASVQRALSFLEMEVEQINKGHYEHYMQKEIHEQPESLITTMRGRLLRGGSSKAKSVILGGLKDHLKTIRRSRRIVFIGCGTSYNAALAARPILEELSGIPVTMEIASDLLDRQGPIYREDTAVFVSQSGETADTLLALEYALENGALCVGITNTVGSAIARNTHCGVHINAGAEIGVASTKAYTSQIVVMVMLALAIGGDAISSEARRDAIIEGLFDLPNKVREVLKLDMEMKDLAKSLIDEQSLLVFGRGYNYATALEGALKVKEVALMHSEGILAGEMKHGPLALVDENLPIFVIAARDACFSKQQSVIQQLHARKGRLIVMCSKGDAAAVYPGLSCRAIEVPQVEDCLQPVVNIIPLQLLAYHLTVLRGYNVDQPRNLAKSVTTQ, via the exons ATGTGTGGGATTTTTGCGTATTTGAACTATGGAGTCGATAGAGAGAGGAGGTACATCCTTCAAGTTCTCTTCAATGGACTCCGTCGGCTTGAGTACCGTGGTTACGATTCCGCTGGAATTTCTATTGATGATTCCGTAAGCGATCGCAAAACCCCTCAATCCTCTTCAACatgtcctcctcctcctcttgttTTTCGACAGGAAGGGAACATCGAGTCTCTAGTCAAATCTGTTTACCAAG AGGTAGCTacaataaatttaaatttgGAAGAATCTTTCTCGGTCCATGCTGGAATAGCGCACACCAGGTGGGCTACTCATGGAGAGCCAGCTCAAAGGAATAGCCATCCCCAGACATCAGGAAATGGAAACGAATTTTTGGTTGTTCACAATGGGGTTATTACTAATTATGAG gTGTTAAAGGAAACACTAGTTCGACATGGGTTCACCTTTGAATCAGAGACAGACACTGAAGTAATAGCAAAGCTTGCaaaatttgtttttgataaagCTAATGAAGAAG GTGACCAGACTGTCACATTTAGTCAAGTTGTGCTTGAAGTTATGAGACATCTTGAAGGAGCGTAtgctcttattttcaaaagctgGCGCTATCCAAGTGAGTTGATAGCATGCAAACGTGGTAGTCCGTTGCTCTTAGGCGTCAAA GAATTAAATGAAGATGGGAGTAACCGATCGGCATTTCATAATGCAAAATTCGTCTCAGAAAATGGGAATCCTAAAGAACTTTTTCTTGCTAGTGATGCTAATGCTCTTGTTGAACACACAAAAAAGGTTTTGGTTATTGAGGACGGTGAAGTACTTCATCTTAAG GATGGAGGTTTGTCAatcttaaaatttgaaaatgacaAGGGAAGAGGTGGTGGTGCCCTTTCTAGACCTGCGTCAGTGCAACGCGCATTATCATTTCTTGAGATGGAGgttgaacaaataaataaagggcATTATGAGCATTACATGCAGAAAGAAATTCATGAGCAGCCGGAGTCTTTGATAACCACCATGAGGGGAAGGCTTCTGCGTGGAGGTTCCTCCAAAGCAAAGTCTGTTATTCTGGGTGGATTAAAGGATCACCTTAAAACAATCAGACGAAGCCGGCGGATTGTTTTCATTGGTTGTGGTACAAGTTATAATGCTGCTCTTGCTGCAAGACCCATCTTGGAAGAACTTTCTG GTATCCCTGTTACTATGGAAATTGCTAGTGATTTGCTGGATAGGCAAGGACCTATATATAGAGAAGATACAGCAGTATTTGTCAGTCAGTCTGGTGAAACTGCTGATACATTACTCGCTTTGGAGTACGCTTTAGAAAATGGTGCATTATGTGTTGGCATAACAAATACTGTTGGTAGTGCTATAGCTAGGAATACACACTGCGGTGTTCATATAAATGCTGGTGCTGAAATAGGTGTTGCAAGTACCAAG GCGTACACGAGTCAAATAGTAGTGATGGTCATGTTAGCTTTAGCTATTGGAGGTGATGCAATTTCAAGTGAAGCGAGAAGAGATGCTATAATAGAGGGCCTATTTGACTTGCCAA ACAAAGTAAGAGAGGTCCTTAAGCTTGACATGGAAATGAAGGATCTTGCAAAATCTTTGATTGATGAGCAGTCACTTCTTGTGTTTGGAAGAGGTTACAACTATGCCACAGCACTGGAGGGTGCTTTGAAAGTGAAAGAAGTGGCACTTATGCATAGCGAAGGGATACTTGCGGGAGAGATGAAACATGGTCCTCTGGCACTAGTTGACGAGAACCTTCCAATCTTTGTTATTGCTGCTCGTGATGCTTGCTTCAG CAAGCAACAGTCGGTCATTCAGCAACTTCATGCTCGTAAAGGTCGCCTAATTGTGATGTGTTCAAAAGGTGATGCTGCAGCTGTATATCCCGGGTTGTCTTGTCGGGCAATCGAAGTTCCTCAAGTTGAGGATTGTCTTCAACCTGTAGTTAATATTATTCCATTACAG TTACTGGCGTATCATCTCACGGTTCTTAGGGGTTATAATGTGGATCAGCCCCGGAATCTTGCAAAGAGTGTGACGACTCAGTAA
- the LOC120006918 gene encoding biotin carboxyl carrier protein of acetyl-CoA carboxylase 1, chloroplastic-like isoform X1 — MASSSFSTAAAATASAVTKTTSSFPHLLCNTSNNNVRSSSLSRVSFRVSPKPKLRFFTKPGWKSSTVVKAQLNEVSFFQRFSLEDLFSNFLSFLQMPFGSFLLSKVAIGGPSNDSTTPQSKSDTSAVESKDSKPSDESSAPVLATEESISEFIAQVTRLVKLVDSRDIVELQLKQLDCEVVIRKKEALPQPPSPAPVAMMHSFPPSMAMPATPPPAVPAPSIPSSSAPATSPPPPPAAKSSKSSTPPLKCPMAGTFYRSAAPGEPPFVKVGDKVQKGQTLCIIEAMKLMNEIEADRSGTITEILVEDGKAVSVDLPLFVIEP; from the exons ATGGCTTCTTCGTCATTCTCCACGGCTGCAGCTGCTACGGCGTCCGCTGTGACTAAGACCACCTCTAGTTTCCCTCATTTGTTATGCAACACCAGCAACAACAACGTTcgctcttcctctctctcaagaGTCTCCTTCCGGGTTTCTCCCAAACCCAAGCTCAGATTTTTCACCAAG CCTGGTTGGAAGAGTTCTACGGTGGTGAAGGCCCAATTGAACGAGGTAAGCTTCTTTCAACGGTTTTCATTAGAAGATCTGTTTTCGAACTTTCTTTCCTTCTTGCAAATGCCTTTTGGGTCATTTCTTCTCTCGAAGGTTGCTATTGGTGGGCCATCAAATGATTCGACTACACCTCAATCTAAATCAGACACATCAGCAGTTGAATCAAAGGATTCGAAGCCATCAGATGAGTCGTCTGCTCCAGTCTTGGCTACGGAGGAATCAATTTCTGAGTTTATTGCTCAAGTTACTAGGCTTGTAAA ACTCGTTGATTCGAGAGATATCGTGGAGTTGCAGTTGAAACAACTTGATTGCGAAGTAGTAATTCGGAAAAAGGAGGCATTGCCTCAACCACCATCACCTGCTCCAGTTGCTATGATGCATTCTTTTCCTCCTTCAATGGCAATGCCGGCAACCCCTCCTCCAGCTGTGCCTGCACCTTCCATCCCATCATCCTCTGCCCCAGCCACatcacctccacctccacctgcAGCCAAATCATCCAAGTCATCAACCCCACCACTCAAATGCCCTATGGCAGGCACATTTTATAGAAGTGCAGCACCCGGTGAACCACCATTTGTGAAG GTTGGAGACAAAGTACAGAAGGGACAGACTCTATGCATCATTGAGGCCATGAAATTGATGAATGAAATAGAA gccGATCGATCTGGAACCATAACTGAGATCCTTGTTGAAGATGGGAAGGCAGTCAGTGTTGACTTG CCTCTTTTTGTGATCGAACCCTAG
- the LOC120006918 gene encoding biotin carboxyl carrier protein of acetyl-CoA carboxylase 1, chloroplastic-like isoform X2, which translates to MASSSFSTAAAATASAVTKTTSSFPHLLCNTSNNNVRSSSLSRVSFRVSPKPKLRFFTKPGWKSSTVVKAQLNEVAIGGPSNDSTTPQSKSDTSAVESKDSKPSDESSAPVLATEESISEFIAQVTRLVKLVDSRDIVELQLKQLDCEVVIRKKEALPQPPSPAPVAMMHSFPPSMAMPATPPPAVPAPSIPSSSAPATSPPPPPAAKSSKSSTPPLKCPMAGTFYRSAAPGEPPFVKVGDKVQKGQTLCIIEAMKLMNEIEADRSGTITEILVEDGKAVSVDLPLFVIEP; encoded by the exons ATGGCTTCTTCGTCATTCTCCACGGCTGCAGCTGCTACGGCGTCCGCTGTGACTAAGACCACCTCTAGTTTCCCTCATTTGTTATGCAACACCAGCAACAACAACGTTcgctcttcctctctctcaagaGTCTCCTTCCGGGTTTCTCCCAAACCCAAGCTCAGATTTTTCACCAAG CCTGGTTGGAAGAGTTCTACGGTGGTGAAGGCCCAATTGAACGAG GTTGCTATTGGTGGGCCATCAAATGATTCGACTACACCTCAATCTAAATCAGACACATCAGCAGTTGAATCAAAGGATTCGAAGCCATCAGATGAGTCGTCTGCTCCAGTCTTGGCTACGGAGGAATCAATTTCTGAGTTTATTGCTCAAGTTACTAGGCTTGTAAA ACTCGTTGATTCGAGAGATATCGTGGAGTTGCAGTTGAAACAACTTGATTGCGAAGTAGTAATTCGGAAAAAGGAGGCATTGCCTCAACCACCATCACCTGCTCCAGTTGCTATGATGCATTCTTTTCCTCCTTCAATGGCAATGCCGGCAACCCCTCCTCCAGCTGTGCCTGCACCTTCCATCCCATCATCCTCTGCCCCAGCCACatcacctccacctccacctgcAGCCAAATCATCCAAGTCATCAACCCCACCACTCAAATGCCCTATGGCAGGCACATTTTATAGAAGTGCAGCACCCGGTGAACCACCATTTGTGAAG GTTGGAGACAAAGTACAGAAGGGACAGACTCTATGCATCATTGAGGCCATGAAATTGATGAATGAAATAGAA gccGATCGATCTGGAACCATAACTGAGATCCTTGTTGAAGATGGGAAGGCAGTCAGTGTTGACTTG CCTCTTTTTGTGATCGAACCCTAG